One part of the Hydra vulgaris chromosome 01, alternate assembly HydraT2T_AEP genome encodes these proteins:
- the LOC136075164 gene encoding uncharacterized protein LOC136075164 produces the protein MIMRGILEPANIDSLAINEEVLDRLPGDVKMYLSADTIKTDDCNEINNFPVEFLNSLISSGMPVHCLKLKIGAAIMLLRKLDLKAGLCNGTQLMVRALQNNYTDEQVLTGVSVGKRVFVPRVQLSSY, from the coding sequence ATGATTATGCGTGGTATCTTGGAACCCGCTAATATAGACTCATTAGCAATAAATGAAGAAGTCTTGGACCGTTTACCAGGTGATGTTAAGATGTATTTAAGTGCTGACACTATTAAAACAGATGATTGTAATGAAATCAATAACTTTCctgttgaatttttaaatagtttgataTCATCGGGAATGCCTGTTCACtgcctaaaactaaaaattggtGCTGCTATAATGTTACTTAGAAAATTAGATCTTAAAGCTGGACTATGCAATGGGACCCAATTGATGGTACGTGCTCTACAAAATAATTACACTGATGAGCAAGTTCTAACAGGTGTTTCAGTTGGCAAGAGGGTATTTGTTCCTCGTGTTCAGCTTTCAAGTTACTGA